From a region of the Pseudooceanicola aestuarii genome:
- a CDS encoding sulfurtransferase TusA family protein, with protein MLDRLRRLSYAQHMNAETLDARGMLCPLPVLRARKRLMSLACGAVLEVWTDDPAAIIDMPHFCAQSGHALLSSEEIATGHRFRIRKGATER; from the coding sequence ATGCTGGACAGGTTGCGCCGGCTATCCTATGCGCAGCACATGAATGCTGAAACGCTTGATGCCCGTGGGATGCTCTGCCCCCTGCCCGTATTACGGGCGCGCAAACGGTTGATGTCCCTTGCCTGCGGCGCGGTACTGGAGGTCTGGACGGACGATCCGGCCGCGATCATCGACATGCCGCATTTCTGCGCCCAATCGGGGCACGCATTGCTGTCTTCCGAGGAAATCGCCACCGGTCACCGGTTCCGCATCCGCAAGGGCGCCACTGAGCGCTGA
- a CDS encoding cytochrome c biogenesis CcdA family protein — protein MFGIDIIDAGLLPAIIVALAAGLVSFLSPCVLPIVPPYLAYMSGVSLNDMGNRGARGRTLLPALFFVLGLSTVFLLLGFAASALGAVFLSWQSWFNTFAGLMVMVFGAHFVGVYRIGFLDREARMDAGDRGGSAFGAYLLGLAFAFGWTPCIGPQLGAILSLAASEANVARGTALLAVYAIGLGVPFLLVAAFLPRLTGTLSWMKRHMEQIERVMGLLLWTIGLMMLTGGFSRFSYWLLEMFPALATLG, from the coding sequence ATGTTCGGGATTGATATCATCGACGCGGGGCTGCTGCCCGCGATCATCGTGGCGCTGGCGGCGGGACTTGTCTCCTTCCTCAGCCCCTGCGTTCTGCCCATCGTGCCGCCCTACCTGGCCTATATGTCGGGCGTGTCGCTCAATGACATGGGCAACCGGGGCGCACGCGGTCGAACCCTGCTGCCGGCGCTGTTCTTTGTCCTGGGCCTGTCTACCGTCTTCCTTCTTCTGGGCTTTGCCGCCTCGGCCCTGGGGGCGGTGTTCCTGTCCTGGCAAAGCTGGTTCAACACTTTCGCGGGCCTTATGGTCATGGTTTTTGGCGCGCATTTCGTGGGCGTCTATCGCATCGGCTTTCTGGATCGGGAGGCGCGGATGGATGCCGGGGACCGGGGCGGCTCCGCCTTCGGGGCCTACCTGCTGGGCCTGGCCTTTGCTTTCGGGTGGACGCCCTGCATCGGCCCCCAGCTCGGCGCGATCCTGTCCCTTGCGGCGTCCGAGGCCAACGTGGCGCGTGGCACGGCCCTGCTGGCGGTCTACGCGATTGGCCTGGGGGTGCCCTTCCTCCTGGTCGCGGCCTTCCTGCCGCGCCTGACCGGCACTTTGTCCTGGATGAAACGTCACATGGAGCAGATCGAACGGGTGATGGGCCTGTTGCTCTGGACCATCGGGTTGATGATGCTGACGGGTGGGTTTTCCCGCTTCTCCTACTGGCTGCTGGAAATGTTTCCTGCCCTCGCAACGCTTGGCTAA
- a CDS encoding cytochrome P450: MLFRQDILSAQPQRLYRAWMAEFRTPFFRSFLINQPDLVAEVLRSRPDDFPKSARIAEGLRPLLGNSVFLTNGETWKRQRRIIDPAFEGGRLKDTFPAMVAAAEACVARLAAREGQVIEVEEEASHAAADVIFRTLFSIPIEHEIATEVFHEFRAYQRSAPILNIAAFVPLPRWMPRLHRRGTRAAAKRIRGLITRLTAARMRDIRAGSAPDDLATKIMTTQDPVSGDTFDTEEMVDQVAIFFLAGHETSASALGWTLYLLATHPDWQDRVAEEGQQLGTSPTFSDVTRLRFSRDVFREALRLYPPVPMMVRQARCPERFRDRAVPAGSQIVLSPWHQQRHERIWDRPDEFDPGRFATAEGKACMRGAYMPFSSGARVCPGAGFAMVEGPLLLSFILRQFRVSPAGEPPVPVAHLTVRSAEGIRLSLCLRKE, translated from the coding sequence ATGCTCTTTCGGCAAGACATCCTGTCTGCCCAGCCGCAGCGATTGTACCGCGCATGGATGGCCGAATTCCGGACGCCGTTCTTTCGCTCCTTTCTGATCAATCAGCCCGACCTGGTGGCAGAGGTCCTCAGGTCGCGGCCCGACGATTTCCCCAAGTCTGCCCGAATCGCGGAGGGGTTGCGCCCGTTATTGGGCAATTCCGTTTTCCTCACCAATGGTGAGACCTGGAAACGCCAACGCCGCATCATTGACCCGGCCTTCGAAGGAGGCCGTTTGAAAGATACCTTCCCCGCCATGGTAGCTGCGGCGGAGGCCTGTGTCGCCCGCCTGGCAGCCCGTGAAGGTCAGGTAATCGAGGTGGAGGAAGAGGCCAGCCATGCGGCGGCCGACGTCATCTTCCGCACCTTGTTCTCCATCCCGATCGAACATGAGATCGCGACAGAGGTCTTTCACGAGTTCCGGGCCTATCAACGCAGCGCCCCGATCCTGAACATCGCGGCCTTTGTCCCCTTGCCGCGCTGGATGCCGCGATTGCATCGGCGGGGAACGCGGGCCGCCGCGAAACGCATCCGTGGTCTGATCACCCGGCTGACGGCGGCACGGATGCGCGATATTCGCGCTGGCTCCGCCCCCGACGATCTGGCGACCAAGATCATGACCACGCAGGATCCCGTTTCCGGCGACACTTTCGACACCGAAGAGATGGTAGATCAGGTCGCCATCTTCTTTCTGGCCGGACATGAGACTTCCGCCTCTGCCTTGGGATGGACGCTGTACCTTCTGGCGACGCATCCTGATTGGCAGGACAGGGTCGCGGAAGAGGGGCAGCAATTGGGTACGTCTCCTACGTTTTCCGACGTCACGCGGTTGCGGTTCAGTCGGGATGTGTTTCGCGAAGCTCTGCGTCTTTATCCGCCTGTCCCGATGATGGTCCGTCAGGCGCGTTGCCCTGAACGGTTCCGCGACCGCGCCGTCCCCGCGGGATCGCAAATCGTGCTCAGCCCCTGGCACCAACAGCGGCACGAACGCATATGGGACCGTCCCGACGAGTTCGATCCTGGAAGGTTCGCAACGGCCGAGGGGAAGGCCTGTATGCGAGGGGCCTACATGCCGTTTTCATCCGGGGCTCGCGTTTGTCCCGGGGCCGGTTTTGCCATGGTCGAAGGGCCGCTTCTCCTTTCCTTTATCCTGCGGCAGTTTCGCGTTTCTCCTGCCGGCGAACCGCCGGTTCCCGTAGCGCATCTGACAGTGCGAAGCGCCGAGGGCATTCGCCTTTCCCTTTGCCTGCGCAAAGAATAG
- a CDS encoding GcvT family protein, with protein sequence MKTTTRVVVIGGGVVGCSVLYHLTKLGWSDVMLLERSDLTSGSTWHAAGGFHTINGDTNMAALQGYTIRLYQELEEITGMSCGLHHVGGITLADSRDRFDMLLAERAKHRHMGLDTRIVTPAEIAEIAPITNLDGIIGALYDPLDGHLDPSGTTHAYARAARLGGATIETHCMVRETNPRPDGSWDIVTDKGTIHAEHVVNAAGLWAREVAAMAGVYLPLHPMEHHYLVTDEIAEIRERKVEHPHVMDPAGESYLRQEGLGLCIGFYEKRPKPWAIDGTPWNFGHELLPDDLDKISDSIEFAYRRFPVLAEAGVKRVIHGPFTFAPDGNPLVGPVPGTRNYWSAAAVMAGFSQGGGVGLMLAQWMVEGECERDVSALDVARFGKWIGPGYTRPKVIENYRNRFSVAYPNEELPAARPCRTTPMYEIFDKMGAVWGHQYGLEVPNYFASGDEPRFETPSFRRSNAFAATAREVKAVREKVGINEVQNFGKYEVQGPQARSWLDYVMAGRVPQPGRISLSPMLGHSGRLLGDFTISCLGPENYRLTASYSAQAQHMRWFMQNMRSGVEVTNISDISTGFQIAGPHAANVLSACVRDNPSEMRFLDIRRMSVGMIDCLVQRISYTGDLGFEIYCDHMDQRALWSALWDAGRPYGMQPFGMRAMMSLRLDRLFGAWLHEFSPDYTAAETGLERFIAFGKNSDFIGRAAAEAEKINGPQRILNGFIVEAEDADVHGFEPIWLNNKVVGFCTSGGYSHHLGLSIAQGFLPTDVMKPDLEVEIEILGQRRHARRIDTPLFDPDGSRMRG encoded by the coding sequence ATGAAAACGACGACGCGTGTGGTGGTCATCGGGGGCGGCGTTGTCGGCTGCTCCGTCCTTTATCACCTGACGAAGCTGGGCTGGTCCGACGTGATGCTGCTGGAGCGGTCGGACCTCACCTCCGGCTCCACCTGGCATGCGGCGGGCGGGTTCCACACCATCAACGGCGATACCAATATGGCGGCGCTGCAAGGATATACCATCCGCCTTTATCAGGAGCTGGAGGAGATCACCGGCATGTCCTGCGGCCTGCACCACGTCGGGGGGATCACCCTTGCCGACAGCCGCGACCGGTTCGACATGCTGCTGGCCGAGCGGGCAAAGCATCGGCACATGGGATTGGACACGCGCATCGTCACCCCCGCCGAGATCGCGGAAATCGCGCCGATCACCAATCTCGACGGGATCATCGGGGCGCTCTACGATCCGCTGGACGGGCATCTGGATCCTTCGGGCACCACCCACGCCTATGCCAGGGCCGCACGGCTGGGCGGGGCCACGATCGAAACCCATTGCATGGTGCGCGAAACCAACCCCCGGCCGGACGGAAGCTGGGACATCGTGACCGACAAGGGCACGATTCATGCAGAGCATGTGGTGAATGCTGCCGGCCTTTGGGCGCGGGAGGTGGCAGCGATGGCGGGTGTCTATCTTCCCTTGCATCCTATGGAACATCATTACCTCGTCACAGACGAGATCGCAGAAATTCGTGAACGAAAGGTTGAGCATCCTCATGTGATGGATCCCGCGGGCGAAAGTTACCTTCGACAAGAAGGGCTTGGCCTGTGTATCGGATTTTACGAAAAGCGCCCGAAACCTTGGGCCATCGATGGAACACCGTGGAATTTCGGGCACGAACTGCTGCCCGATGACCTCGACAAGATCTCTGATTCGATCGAATTCGCCTATCGCCGCTTCCCCGTGTTGGCGGAGGCCGGGGTGAAACGTGTCATTCACGGGCCATTTACATTTGCCCCGGACGGCAATCCGCTGGTCGGGCCCGTGCCCGGCACCCGCAATTACTGGTCCGCAGCCGCGGTCATGGCAGGGTTTTCCCAGGGCGGCGGCGTCGGTCTGATGCTGGCCCAATGGATGGTCGAGGGGGAGTGCGAACGCGACGTCTCAGCGCTGGATGTTGCGCGGTTCGGCAAGTGGATCGGGCCAGGATACACCCGCCCCAAGGTGATCGAAAACTACCGGAATCGGTTCTCCGTCGCCTATCCGAACGAGGAATTGCCCGCCGCGCGTCCCTGCCGCACGACACCTATGTATGAGATTTTCGACAAGATGGGCGCAGTCTGGGGCCACCAATATGGGTTGGAGGTCCCGAACTACTTTGCCTCCGGCGACGAACCGCGGTTTGAGACGCCCAGCTTTCGACGGTCGAACGCATTTGCGGCGACCGCCCGCGAAGTTAAGGCGGTACGTGAGAAAGTCGGCATAAACGAAGTCCAGAACTTCGGAAAATATGAAGTCCAGGGACCGCAAGCCCGAAGCTGGCTGGACTACGTCATGGCAGGACGCGTTCCCCAGCCGGGGCGGATCAGCTTGTCGCCGATGCTGGGACACAGCGGTCGCTTGCTGGGCGATTTCACAATCTCTTGCCTGGGCCCGGAAAATTACCGCCTGACAGCCTCTTACAGCGCACAAGCCCAGCATATGCGTTGGTTCATGCAGAACATGAGAAGTGGCGTAGAAGTAACTAATATTTCTGATATTTCCACTGGATTTCAAATCGCCGGCCCCCATGCGGCCAATGTGTTGTCAGCCTGCGTTCGCGATAACCCTTCGGAAATGCGTTTTCTGGATATCAGGCGGATGAGCGTGGGCATGATCGATTGCCTGGTGCAGCGGATATCCTACACCGGGGATCTGGGGTTCGAGATCTATTGCGATCACATGGATCAGCGCGCGCTCTGGTCGGCCCTGTGGGATGCGGGGCGCCCATACGGGATGCAACCATTCGGAATGAGGGCGATGATGTCGCTGCGGCTCGATCGGCTGTTCGGCGCCTGGCTGCATGAATTTTCGCCGGATTACACCGCGGCCGAAACCGGGCTGGAGCGGTTCATCGCCTTCGGCAAGAATTCCGATTTCATCGGACGCGCGGCTGCCGAGGCCGAAAAGATCAACGGACCGCAACGCATTCTTAACGGTTTCATCGTAGAAGCCGAGGACGCGGATGTTCACGGCTTTGAACCGATCTGGCTGAACAACAAGGTCGTGGGCTTCTGCACATCGGGCGGCTATTCGCATCACCTGGGCCTGTCGATTGCCCAGGGGTTCCTGCCAACGGATGTGATGAAACCGGATCTGGAGGTGGAAATAGAAATCTTGGGCCAGCGCCGCCACGCCAGGCGGATTGATACACCCTTGTTCGATCCTGACGGAAGCCGAATGCGGGGGTGA
- a CDS encoding DMT family transporter codes for MRNPHLSGIALRLLSVFLMTAMSAAVHALGHRAELGQIMTWRSAVALLPILAYMRLRGEFPNGLRSKRPVLHLTRGLFGALSMALSFVSLTYLPVANAQALAYLAPVLTLPLAAGLLGERMSRRVPLAVALGFAGVILMLWTALEFPGDGALVGLLAGLGYALTMAFVRVHIKSMTATESVAAIAFWFAIVSAAVGLVLSPDPFANLASGDMVILTAAGLLGGAGHIAATEAVARAPVSTIAPFDFSGLIWAVVFDLVLFGLLPGGIGIVGMGAILAAGAMVMAQRPAVSAR; via the coding sequence ATGCGCAACCCCCATCTCTCCGGCATCGCGCTGCGTCTTCTTTCCGTCTTTCTGATGACGGCGATGTCTGCGGCGGTTCACGCACTCGGTCACCGGGCAGAGCTGGGGCAGATCATGACCTGGCGCTCGGCCGTCGCGTTGCTCCCCATCCTTGCCTACATGCGCCTGCGCGGCGAATTCCCCAACGGGTTGCGCAGCAAACGCCCGGTGTTGCATTTGACCCGCGGCCTGTTTGGCGCCCTGTCCATGGCCCTCTCCTTTGTTTCTCTCACCTATTTGCCCGTGGCCAATGCACAGGCGCTGGCCTATCTCGCGCCGGTCCTGACCCTCCCCCTCGCCGCGGGTCTGCTGGGCGAACGGATGAGCCGCAGGGTGCCCCTGGCCGTTGCCCTGGGATTTGCCGGAGTCATCCTGATGCTCTGGACCGCGTTGGAATTTCCCGGTGACGGCGCCCTGGTCGGATTGTTGGCGGGCCTTGGATACGCCCTCACCATGGCCTTCGTCCGGGTGCACATCAAAAGCATGACCGCCACGGAAAGCGTTGCCGCCATCGCGTTCTGGTTCGCGATCGTTTCCGCCGCGGTGGGGCTGGTTCTTTCGCCCGATCCGTTCGCGAATCTGGCGTCGGGCGACATGGTTATCCTGACGGCCGCCGGCCTTCTTGGCGGGGCTGGCCACATCGCGGCGACGGAGGCCGTCGCCCGCGCCCCGGTTTCGACAATCGCCCCCTTTGATTTCAGCGGGTTGATCTGGGCCGTGGTATTCGACCTGGTTCTTTTCGGCCTGCTGCCCGGAGGCATCGGGATTGTCGGAATGGGCGCGATCCTGGCTGCGGGCGCGATGGTGATGGCGCAACGCCCCGCAGTTTCAGCACGCTGA
- a CDS encoding Fe(3+) ABC transporter substrate-binding protein yields the protein MSVLARMIPALGLAGLTALPAMAQEVNLYSYRQPELLKPLTDAFTEETGIAVNVAYLDKGMVERLKAEGSRSPADLVFTVDIARLQAVVESGVTQSVHSDTLSANIPATYHDPQGHWWGLTTRARVVYASKERVADGEVTSYEDLADPKWDGRICTRSGTHPYNVALVAAYLHHHGEEDTLTWLEGVKSNLARKPQGNDRAQVKAIWAGECDISIGNTYYMGKMLQDDEQKQWADSVRIVFPTFENGGAHVNISGVALTASAPNKKNAIKMMEFLSSPQAQEIYAEANFEYPIAPDAEATPLVQSWGEFEADDVNLMDLAQLRPQALKLIEQVDFDG from the coding sequence ATGTCTGTTCTCGCCCGCATGATTCCCGCCCTCGGCCTTGCCGGCCTGACCGCCCTGCCCGCCATGGCGCAGGAGGTGAACCTCTATTCCTACCGTCAGCCGGAACTTCTGAAACCGCTGACCGACGCCTTCACCGAAGAGACGGGCATCGCCGTCAACGTCGCCTACCTGGACAAGGGCATGGTCGAACGTCTCAAGGCCGAGGGCAGCCGCTCTCCCGCCGATCTGGTCTTCACCGTCGACATCGCCCGCCTGCAAGCCGTGGTCGAATCCGGCGTCACCCAATCGGTGCACAGCGACACCCTGTCCGCCAACATACCCGCGACCTACCACGACCCTCAGGGGCATTGGTGGGGCCTGACCACCCGCGCCCGTGTCGTCTACGCCTCCAAGGAGCGTGTGGCGGATGGTGAGGTCACCAGCTACGAAGATCTCGCCGATCCGAAATGGGACGGCCGAATCTGTACCCGCTCCGGCACCCACCCCTATAACGTCGCCCTGGTCGCCGCATACCTGCACCACCACGGCGAAGAGGATACGCTGACCTGGTTGGAAGGTGTCAAATCCAACCTCGCCCGTAAGCCGCAGGGCAATGACCGCGCCCAGGTCAAGGCGATCTGGGCCGGCGAGTGCGACATCTCCATCGGCAACACCTATTACATGGGAAAAATGTTGCAGGATGATGAACAAAAGCAATGGGCCGACAGCGTTCGCATCGTTTTCCCGACCTTCGAGAACGGCGGCGCCCATGTGAACATCTCCGGCGTCGCGCTCACCGCCTCTGCTCCGAACAAGAAGAACGCCATCAAAATGATGGAATTCCTGTCCTCGCCCCAGGCCCAGGAAATCTACGCGGAGGCGAATTTCGAATATCCCATCGCCCCCGACGCAGAAGCCACCCCGCTGGTGCAAAGCTGGGGTGAGTTCGAGGCCGACGACGTCAACCTCATGGACCTGGCCCAATTGCGCCCGCAGGCGCTAAAACTGATCGAACAGGTTGATTTCGACGGCTAA
- the mazG gene encoding nucleoside triphosphate pyrophosphohydrolase — MPEPSADPIHDTAPGLPRLLEVMRRLRDPETGCPWDIEQDFASIAPYTIEEAYEVADAIERGSMAELEGELGDLLLQVVFHARMAEERGDFSFDSVASGIAEKMIARHPHIFGDESREKSAEQQTRDWETVKAAERAARAETGVLDGVALGLPALMRAAKLQKRAARVGFDWPDVGEVLDKISEEAAELVEARDTLTQREVEEEMGDLLFVMANLARHLDVDPEVALRGANAKFTRRFNAVEAELRAMGKEPSQSDLSEMDALWDAAKRREKAAAQS, encoded by the coding sequence ATGCCCGAGCCAAGCGCCGATCCCATCCATGACACCGCGCCGGGCCTGCCCCGCCTGCTGGAGGTGATGCGCCGCCTGCGCGATCCCGAAACCGGTTGCCCCTGGGACATCGAACAGGATTTCGCCAGCATCGCCCCCTACACGATCGAGGAGGCCTACGAAGTCGCCGATGCCATCGAACGCGGCAGCATGGCAGAGCTGGAAGGCGAGTTGGGCGATCTGCTGCTCCAGGTCGTATTCCATGCCCGCATGGCCGAGGAACGTGGGGATTTCTCTTTCGATTCAGTCGCCTCCGGGATCGCGGAGAAGATGATCGCCCGTCACCCGCATATCTTCGGCGATGAAAGCCGGGAGAAATCCGCCGAACAGCAGACGCGCGATTGGGAAACGGTCAAAGCCGCCGAACGCGCTGCCCGCGCCGAGACCGGCGTACTGGACGGGGTCGCCTTGGGACTACCCGCTCTGATGCGTGCGGCAAAATTGCAGAAACGCGCCGCCCGCGTCGGGTTCGACTGGCCCGACGTGGGAGAGGTTCTGGACAAGATCAGCGAAGAAGCCGCCGAATTGGTGGAGGCGCGCGACACCCTGACCCAGCGGGAGGTAGAGGAGGAAATGGGCGATCTTCTCTTCGTTATGGCCAATCTCGCCCGTCATCTGGATGTTGACCCGGAGGTCGCACTGCGCGGAGCGAATGCGAAATTCACTCGCCGTTTCAATGCAGTAGAAGCCGAACTTCGCGCAATGGGTAAAGAACCCTCCCAATCGGACCTAAGCGAAATGGACGCCTTGTGGGACGCGGCGAAGCGGCGCGAGAAAGCTGCCGCGCAATCCTGA